Within the Cupriavidus malaysiensis genome, the region GATGGGCAGTACTTTCAACCCGTCATTGTTGGTACAAAGCCATCGGAAGATTTGCTTGGGATTTGACTGACTGTTTAGGGTCGATCTGTATGAAATCCGTTAATTGTGGTGCCCCAGAAACGTCTCTGGTACGTACTTGGCTGGTCCACGTGATGCGTGCGTTGTGCGCGACCGCAAGTCTGCTAAGCTGCCAGGAGTTTCGTTCTCGTGGATCTTCATAATGCGTCGCGCATCGATTGCAATCCGGATATTTTTCGCGTTGTGCTTGCTCGGCGCAACGTTCAATCATCTCAGAACGATCGTGCAACATGGGTTGCTTTGGGATTACGGCTACGGAGCCACAATTTCCCCACTCAGTAAGGTCTACTGGGATACATTGGCAGTCCTCGATCCGTTGGCTGCCTTACTTTTATTTCTCAAACCACGAGCGGGTGTGTGGCTGACGGTACTCATAATCGTGAGCGACGTTCTGCACAACACCTATTACGTTGCCGTGCACAATCAGTGGTCCGCTTCGTTCTATCTAGCGCAAGTCGGATTTCTTGTTGTTGTGCTTTGTCTCGCGCCTGTTGCAGCGCGAGGCGTATCGCCGCGTAGCCGAGTGACGGCGTTCAAGTATTCAACTGGTCGACGCTCCAGGGCGCACTAGCGTCCGACGACCGAGTCCGGCCAAGCTGCGACACCCAACCGGCAGCGATAGGTGGCTGAAACTCGACAAGTTCCAGCCATCCAAGCCGGAGCGCATCCGACAGCCTGTCGCCGCACCTTAACTCGTCGTCAGGATGATTTTCCCCACATTCCCCGCAGATTCCATGCGTCGATGGGCGTCGGCAGCTCGCGCCAGAGGAAACGTACTGTCGACAACGGGCTCGAGGCACCGGCCACCGGAAAAGCGGTTGAGCCAATGGTCACGGAAACGCCGCACCATAGCGTGCTTTTCAGCCGGGGCGCGCGACTTCATGACCGTGCCGATAATCTGGATGTGGCGGTACAGAATAGTCTCCATGTCGACACTTACCTGCCCGCCTCCACCCAGAATCCCAACTTGCACAAGACGCCCCCCGTGCGCGAGGGAAGCGATATTGCGTGCAAAATACGGCTCCCCGATGAAATCAATCACAACGTCGACGCCCCGTCCACCTGTCTTCTGGGCCACGACAGCTGCAAAATCCTGCGTGCGGTAGTCGATCACATGGTCGGCGCCCAGTTGAACAACGCGTTCGTGCTTCGTTGCCTCGGCGGTCGCGAACACAGTCGCTCCGGTCGCGTATGCGAGCTGAACCGCGGCGGAACCCACGCCGCCCGCCGCCGCATGGATGAGCACGGAATCGCCTTGCTTAAGCCGTCCGAGATGCATCATCGCTTCATGCGCCGTGACGAACACTTCGGGGATGGCCGCCGCGTGCACGTAATCGAGCGGCTCCGGAATCGGCATCGCCATGCGCCAGTCGATGCGCGCTAGTTCAGCATACGCGCCGCCGCCGACGACACCCATCACACGGTCGCCGACCTTGTAGCCTTCGACCAATGTGCCTACTTCCAGCACCTCACCGGCGATTTCCAGCCCCATGATGGTCGAGTCTCCGAAATTCGGGCGGCCATAACCGCCGCGTCGATGCGTGAGGTCAGCGCGGTTCACGCCTGCTGCGTGTACACGGACCAGAAGATCGTCGGGGCGCAGCTCCGGGTCGGGAACGTTGGCGAGTTTGAGAACATCGGCGTCGCCGAATTCGTTGAAGGTGATGGCTTTCATGAATGCCTGTCCTTTTATGCCTGTACTTCGCCGAAGGTCGATTGCGCAACGGCAGAAGCCGAGATAGCGGCCGGAAAACCTGCGTAGAACGCGAGGTGGGTAATGGTTGCTGCGAGTTCCTCACGCGTGACGTGGTTACTCAGGGCACGTCGCAGGTGTGCGGGAAGTTCGTCGTGGTGGCCTCCCATAATCAATGCGGCGACGGTCACAAGGCTGCGATCGCGCGGCGAGAGCGCTGGGTCTGCCCAGACCTGCGGAAACAGCACGTCGTCGATGAGTGCAGCGAGCTTCGGCGTGAACGCACGCGCGGCTTCGCGCGGGCTGTCGAAATTGACCTTTGACATGATTGGGCGCTTCTCACACTTGGCTGATGAATTTGTTCGTGAGATAGAACTCGATACCTTCGGCGCCACCTTCGGAGCCGATTCCACTTTCCTTGAGCCCGCCGAACGGAAGCTCGGTGGACACGATGCGGTACTGGTTAATGCCGATCATGCCGGCTTCCAGCCCGTCGCCCACGTCGATGGCGGTGCGCGCATTGCTCGTGAACGCATAGGCCGAGAGGCCGTACGGCAGGCGGTTCGCTTCGGCGAGACCGTCTTCCAGTTCGTCGAAACGCATCAGCACCGCAATGGGACCGAACGGCTCCTCGTGCATCACGCGGGCGTCCATCGGCACGTCGGCGAGCACGGTCGGTTCGAAGAAGTAACCATCGCCCGCAATGCGCTTGCCGCCGGCGAGCACCTTCGCACCGCGCGCAATCGCATCGGCGACGAGTTCTTCCATCTTGGCAATCTGGCGCGCGTTCGCGAGCGGGCCGACCTGCGTGCCGGGCTGCATCCCGTCGCCCACCTTGAGCGCCTGGGTGGCCGACACGAAGTGGCCGACGAACTCGTCGTAGACCTCGCGCTGAATCAGGAAGCGAGTCGACGAGATGCAGACCTGGCCGGTGCCACGGAAGCGGTTCGCAGCGCCTTCGACTGCGGCCCGTTCGACGTCTGCGTCCTTGAACACGAGCACAGGGCCGTGGCCGCCAAGTTCGAGCGTAATCGGCTTGACGCCTTCGGCGGCACGCGCGGCAAGCAGTCGGCCGATGGGAACGGAGCCGGTGAATGTCACCTTGCGGATAACCGGCGACGCAATCAGCGTCTTCGACACCTCATCGGGCACGCCGAAGACCACCTGCAGCACGCCCTTGGGCAAACCTGCATCGTCGAGTGCGCGGGCGAGCGCGAGCGCAGTCGCGGGGCTTTCCTCGCCCGGCTTGATGATGACGCTACAACCGGCAGCCAGCGCTGCCGAGAGCTTCCGGGCAGGCGTGATAGCCGGGAAATTCCACGGCGTAAAGGCGGCCACCGGCCCGATGGCCTGCTTCTTCACCAGTTGTTGGACGCCAGGGCGATTCGACGGGACAACGCGACCGTCGATACGACGCGCTTCTTCCGCGAACCATTCGAAGTACTCGGCAGCACGCAGCACTTCATCGCGGCTCTCGGCGAGCGGCTTGCCCTCTTCAAGCGTCAGCAGTTCCGCAATGCGAGCGGCGCGCTCGCGAATCAGGTCCGCGCCGCCTTTAAGAATACGTGCGCGTTCCGCCGGCACCGTATTGCGCCATACGTCGAACGCGCGCTTTGCCGTCCGCAGCGCATGGTCGAGGTCAGCCGCCGTTGCAAGCGGCACCCGGCCCAGTTCCTGCAGCGTAGCGGGATTGACGACCGGGGCAGTGCTGCGTTCGCTGGCAGCAATCCATTCTCCGTTGATGAAAAGATAGAGGGAGTCGTAATGAGCGTTCATTTTCCCAACCTCAATATAGTCAGTAAATCGAAGCAATCAGCTTTCATGCCCAGGCCGAGAACTGAGCTGGTCAGGCCCGGCGACACTGGAGGAAGCGGCCTTGGCTTGCGGCTGTCAGTAAATGTCTGTCTGCGGAACGCAGTCTAAGCGGGAAGCCCGGCCGGTTTTAGCCTGGGTAGAAGGAATGACTCTTTCCGTGAGAGGGAAAATCCGTGCGCTCCGACCGGTTACGCTTACCAACACACAAGGCGGCGATCGCCTATGATGGCCGGACGCCCGCGCACCATGGCGCGTGGACCGCGCGGCGCGGGGCCGAGACGATGAATTCAGACGAGTGGGACAGGTGGGATGGATAAGTTATATACCATGTCGGTATTTGCAAAAGTCGTCGAAATGGGGAGCTTCACTGCGGTTGCGAACCACCTCGATACGACTGTGGGAAACATCTCTCGCGCCGTTTCGGTGCTTGAGGGGTCACTCGACACCCGGCTCATGCAACGCTCGACCCGCCGCCTCGTCATCACCGACGCAGGACGGCGGTTCTACGACCGATGCGTGAGCATCCTGGCCGACTTGGAGCATGCTGAGGCCGAGGCGCGCGACGCGCTGCTCGAGCCCCGCGGCACGCTGCGCGTCCACTCGGTCCCTGGACTAGGACGCAATCTGGTGACTCGCGCCGTCATGGCGTACCGCAAGTCGTATCCTGAGGTCTCGGTCGACCTTCTGCTGTCCCAGCGCATGCCGAATCTGCTCGAAGAACAACTCGACGTCGGAATCGTGATTACACGGGCGCTACCCGACTCCGGATACATCAGCCAGAACATCGGCGCCAGTCATTGCATTCTCGCGGCATCACCGGCCTATCTGTCTGCGCATCCAGCGCCAGAATGTCCAGAGGACCTCATCGACCACCAGTGCGTTCAACTCGGGACCGTCGACTACGCGCCGGACGAGTGGCATCTCGAGAGTCCTGCCGGTAACGCGGTCTTTCGCGCTACGGGGCCGCACTTCAGCGTCAACGATATGGACTCGATGTCACAGGCGCTGCGTGACGGTGCGGGCATCGGCTTGCTCGCCGCGTTCTCGGCAATCGACGACCTGCGCAGCGGCGCGCTCGTTCGCGTGCTGCCGGAGTACCACACACATGTCCGCAATGTCTACGCCGTCTATCCGTCGCGCCAGTTCGTTGACGCGAAAATCAAGCGATTCGTCGAGACGTTGAAGGCCCATGTAGGAGAGCATCTAGACGCTTACGCGAGAGAACTCGACCTCGCTCCGGCCACGATTCCGCCCTCGGGTCGCTAGTTTCAGGTATGGCGAATCTGCGCGAAAGCCGCACATCGATTCGAAGCAGATGTGCAGCCCGATAACCAGGCGCCGATCGCCTTGGTGCGCCGAGTCGGACTCGAGAAGGAAGGACTTTCGTCGCGCTATCTTTGCATCAACGGTGAATGGCGAGATCACGAGCGACGAGCGTTGCTCCCCGACATGCCCATGCCCGCTGAGACCTTGACTTTGAATACATGCAGGTAGGTTCCTATACTGTGGCCGCAGTTCGCCAACTGGGGGGCTACTCAATCCAGGCACGCGCGCCGACGTTCTGGAATCGGCGTCGAAATGCCAATGGCGTCGATCCTACGATTTGCCGAAACCGCTTGGCAAAGCTATTCGGCTCGTCGAATTCCATGCTTTGCCCGATTTTGGCGGCGGAGGAGATACTGAAGTCCTAAGAGGCCAATTGATAGAGCCTGCTCGCTACGTCTGAACACGTTCCGAGCCACCGAGTTTCAAGAATGCCTCGCAATGTCTGTGCGACGATCAGACACTGGCGGACCGCTGCTATGGTCGACCCGGGACACCGGAAGATGCAGCGTGATGAGCGTCGAGCCCGGCGCAGATTGGATCTCGAACGTGCCGCCCAATCGGCCAACGCGCGCCCGCATGCTCTGCATGCCGGTTCCCCGGTGTGCCGGATTCGCTTGCGCGGAGAAGCCTGTGCCGTTGTCATGGACTGTCATTCGCAGGCCCTGCTTGTCATAGCACACCCCAACGTCGACATGGCTTGCGCGGCTGTGCTTGAACACGTTGGTCAGCGCTTCCTGCAGGATGCGCATGATCTCCAGGCTCTTTGCCGCCGGCAGCATGCAGGCTTCGATACCGATTGGGTGCCAGCGGCATTCAATGCCCCGTGTCTCGAGCAGGCGCGTGAGGCGGTGGCGTAGCGGTGCGATCTGATCTGCCAGCGTGGTTTCGCCGTAGTGCTGGCTGGTGGCCGAATCGATGATGATGCGCAGATCGTCGCGCAACTCCTTCAGGATGGACAGGAATCGCTGGGGCGGAACCTCCTGCGGCGCGCGTTCCAGCGCCACGATGCTGCTGACCAGCGTGCCGCCCAGGCCGTCATGCAGGTCATGCGCAAGATTGAGCCGCTCGCCGAGGCGCGCGTTGGCAATCTCCAGCTCGTGCTGGCGGTGCAAGGTGCGTGTGAGTTCGGATCTCGCGTCTTCGATGCCTCGGGTCAGGTCCTTGTTGAACCCTTCGATGCGGCGCAGGTTTGTGACAAATTGCCGGCCAAGCACGAGCGCCATGCCAATCACCAGCACTTGCGACATCAGCGCCGTGTAGTAGGTGTTGTCGTGGAGGACCGTGAGAAAGGCGAGCAGGTCATGCACGCCCGCCGCCACGAAGACCAGCACGCAATAGGCGAGGATCCGGTGTTCAGTACGCCCGTATCGGAATGCAAAGACCACGAAGGCCAGGCTGACCGCAAAGAACTGGCCGGCCTGCGCGATAAACAGCAGCGATCGCACGTCGTCGATCCGCTGGTGTGGTGTGCAGATCAGTACGACGCTGGACAGGGCGACGAACAGCCACAGCCCACGTTCAGCGCGTGGCCAGCTCCGCTCACAGAAACGCAGGATAAAGAGGGTGTGCGCGGTGCAGTACACCGAGAACGCGACGGCGTTGGCGATCTCCCAGCCGTCGGTACTGCCAAACGGCCACGTGCTGGCCGCAATCTGGTTGTAGCCGACCGCCCACCACGCGAGCGTTGAGAAGGCAAACCAGCTATGGACGGTTTCCCGACGCCGCATCATCCACATCGCCAGGAAGAAGCAGCCCAGCGTGGCGTTGACCGCCAGGCTCACCAACTGAATGTCGAGCCGGAGCCAGCGTGCATCGTCAAAGCGGGCCCGCATCAGCGCGGGCGGCCCGAGTGCCGTGGGGCCAAGACCGGCCTGGTACATGGCCATGCCCGACACACGCACCAGCAGCGTATTGGTGCCTTGGTGCAGCAGGGCCGCCGGCAGCAGCAGATAGCGCGGAGTATTCCAGGCGCGCGTCAGCGGCTCGGCGAGATTCGTATCGCGATTGAGCAGCGTACCGTTCAGGTAGATCGCGCCTGCCATATTGAGATAGTCGAGCAGGGCCGCGACGGGCGTATCAGCGCGCGCTTGCTGCCAGCTCAGGCGATACCACACGACGCCGTCGAAACCAGGCCAGCGTGTCGCCCAGAAATCGGGCAGCTTGACGTCGACCCAGCCCGTGGCTGGTGGTTGATCTTGCTCGATGGGGAGGGCGGGTTGCGCGTCCAGTACGTGGGCGCGAACGGCCTGGACGCTGGAAAACGGCAGTTCCGTGGCGGGCGCAGCCGGTGCGGCAGCCCACGCGGAGGATGCGAGCATCCACGCGCAGACTAGGGCAGCCAACCATTCGAGCGCGCTTCGAAAATCGCTTGCGTGCGTGAATTGACGGCGAGCTTCTTGTAGATATTTCTGATGTGGCATCCGACCGTCAGCTTCGACAATGACAGGACATCGGCGATTTCGCGGTTGGTCAGCCCCTTGGACACCAGCGAGAGAATCTCGATTTCACGCCCGCTCAACGGTGACGCGCCACCTTCCCGCGATGCCGTGGGCGCTTGATTTGCCAGCAGCGTCCCCCCGGTACCGATCAGTTCAAGAATGCGCTTGGCGACAAACGGATCGATCGGTGCACCGCCGCGCAATGCGCTGCGGATCGACAGCGAGATCTCGGCGTCGTCGCGTTCCTTGAGCAGGTAGCCGGTCGCGCCGGCCTGCAGCGCGGTCACGACGACCTGTTCGGTATTCCACGTCGAGATTACCAGAATCGGCAGGGTTGCATCCCGCTGATGCAGCACGCGGATGAGGTCGACTCCGTTGCCGTCAGGCAGGCCCACGTCGACCAAGGCCATGGCGATCGGCTGGTCGGCAAGAAGCGCCTTGGCCTGCGCGATGCTGCCCGCAAACAGCAACGCCTCGGGCGTGTATCCGAGCACCATCAGCAGGTCGCGCAGGCGCGCCTGCATCAGCAGATCGTCTTCCACGATCAGCATTGGGGCGGGCAGCAGCGAGTCGTCGGCGTTCGGGGCGGTGTTGGTCATGGGCGAGGGTGGCGGTGTCCGCCGGGGCGGTTTCGTAGTGTTTGCTCACTTGCGCAGCGTGCGCGTGTGCCGGCGGCAGGCAGGCTTTGCCTTGCCCGGTAGCAGCATAGCCACGGGCGCTCGGGGTGCAATACCTCGTTTGTGGGATGGGCAGGGCGCCGGCCTGCCCGCCGGCCGAGCGCTGGCAGATTCCTACCGTTTTTTAGGTATTCGCCGCCAGGGTTCCGTGTCCTACCATCGGGGCGCGCATCACGTTCGGAGGCTGGCTCGAAAGCAGCGGCGCCATTTCAGCGTGCCCTTCACGAGGTACGGGAATACGCGACCCTGCCAACCGAGCGCGATGGCCGGGGATTGGGGTCAAGGGTCAGTGTGCTGCAAAAGGCATTGCTTGCTTCGGGAAGCGAGCCAGGCCGTTCTTGAAGAAGGGCGCAGGATCGAGGTCTCTGCACGCGCAATGGGGGAGCGGTACGCCGCTGGAATGAAAGCCGGAATACAACGAGCACGAGCCAATGAACCGCATCTATCGAGTCGTCCGGAATCCCATCTCGGGGCTTTCTCAAGCCGTTTCGGAAATCACCCGCTTACGCGGTCGAGGTGGACGCCGCCGTGGATGCGTTGACGGCCGGAGGCTTGCCGGCGCGCTGGCGATGACGCTTGCGTCCGGCGTGGCGCTGGCAGATGGGGCTGGAGGCGCCGGCCTGGCTGCGCTCCCCGGCGCGAGTGGCGGTGCTGGAACCGGAGCCGGTACGCTCGGAAACGGTGGCGGTGGCGGCTATATCTCTGTCTATCCGGCTAGCGGCGGCACGGCCGGAACGTTTGGCGGGACGGGGGGCGCAGGGGGATTCGATGCAGAATCGACTAACGGTACCAGTACGCCAGCACAGGACGGTACAGCAGGTGGCGTTTCAGTCGCGGCTTCTGGCAGCGGCAGCAATTCCAGCGCCATCGTCGGCGGCGGTGGTGGTGGCGGGGGAACCAGCGCGGCCTTCAGTGGTGGGACATCTGGGTCTGCAAGCGGCGGCGCCGGTGGCGTGGGCCTGTCGCTGAGCGGAACGGGCGGCACCTACTCGAACAACGCGGCAGGCTCGATTGTCGGCGGTGGAGGCGGCGGGGGCGGATTCAGTGTGAACAACAGCACGACGAGCGTGATCGCCAATGGTGGGGCGGGAGGCGCCGGCGTTGCCTGGACAGGCAGCAATCAGACATTCAGCAACGCGGGCTCCATCGTGGGCGGCAGTGGTGGCGGCGGTGGGCTAGCCGAAAACAGGTCAACCCCGGTGGTCAATGCCAGCAACAACGGCGGGGATGCCGGCGCCGGCGTCATGGTTTCCGGTAGCAGCAATGCCCTGACGAATATAGGCGTGATCGCAGGGGGAAACGGCGGGGCTAGAGGGTCCGCATATTCTTCGGGGGGAGACGGCGCAGGAGGCGCCGGCGTCATCGGTGCGGGGCTCACGATCACCAACGGCGGCACGATCTCCGGCGGCATGTCGGGCGACGGTCAAACGCGGGCGGATGCCGTTACCTTCACCGGCGGCGCCAATTTCCTCACGCTGAACAGCGGTTCGGTGCTCAACGGCGTCGTGGATGTGACAAGCGGTGCTACCGCGACGATCACGGCAGGTGCCAGCGGTCTGAATATCACGGGCGGTGCGTCCGGCGGTCTTGCGCTGATCGTGAACGGTGCGACCACGATCGATACCGGCACCAACGGACTCACCGTTTCTGGCGCCATCACCGGCAGCGCGGCGCTGACAACGACGGGGGGCAACCCGTTGACGCTTGGCACGGTCAATGTGGGTTCGCTGACCAGCAACGCACCGACCACGCTGACCGGCAATGTCACAACCGCCGGTGCGCAGACCTTCAACGAAAGCGTCATGCTGGGCCCGGCGTCGAGCATCACCTTGCAAAGCACTGGCGGCGGCGCGATTACCGCTGCCAATCTGGGGAACAGTCTTGCTGGCACGGTGAGCTTGATTGGCGGCGACACACAGTTGACCAACCACGGTGACACGACGCTGGGCACCCTGAGCACTGGCGCACTGACGGTCAACAGCAGCGGTGCGCTCAACCTGGGCACCGGTACCATTGCCGGCAATCTCATGGCGACCAGCAGCGGTGCCATGATCCAAACGGGTGCCCTGTCGGTCAGTGGCACCAGCGCGTTCAATGCGGGCAGCGGTGCGATCACCCTGAGCAATGCAGGTAATGCGTTCAATAGTCCGGTCAGTCTGACCGGCGGCGACACGCAACTGACCAACAACGTCGACACAACGCTGGGCACCGTGAACACCGGTGCGCTGACGGTCAACAGCAGCGGCGCGCTCAACCTGGGCACCGGTACCGTTGCCGGCAATCTCAATGCGCTCAGCAGCGGCGCCATGACCCAAACGGGCGCCTTGTCGGTCACTGGCACCAGCACGCTCAATGCGGGTAGCGGCACGATCACGCTGATCAATGCAGCGAACAGTCTTGCCGGCGCCGTGAGTCTGACAGGCGGCAACACGCAACTGACCAACCACGGTGACACGACGCTGGGCACCGTGAACACTGGCGCGCTGACGGTCAACAGCAGCGGCGCGCTCAACCTGGGTACTGGCACCGTTGCCGGCAATCTCAATGCGTTCAGCAGCGGTGCCATGACCCAAACGGGCGCCGTGTCGGTCAGTGGTATCAGCACGCTCAATGCGGGAAGCAACGCCATCACGCTGACCAATGCCAACAACGTCTTCACCGGCACGGTATCTGCGACAGGACAGGGCATAGCGCTGACTGCCTCCGGAAATCTCAGCATCGCCACGCTGACCGACGTCAACAACGGCAACGTCAACCTGAGTGCAACCGGTGCATTGACACTACCCACAAGCGGTGTCAACACGGGCACCGGCGATCTGACGCTGCATTCCGGCAGCACGTTGACGGCAAGCGGCAACCTGAGCGGCGATGCGGTGGTGTTGTCCGCGGCGAATGGGATGACGCTGACCGGCACGGTTTCCGGCACCAGCGTGAATCTGTCTTCGTCGTCGGGTGCGGCGGTGCTGACGGGGACGCTGTCGGCCGGGAGTGGCGTCACGATCGGCGCAGGGACATTGCAGGTCGGCAATGGCAGTACGTCGGGCTCGATCACCGGCAACGTTGCAAACAGGGGCGCACTGGTGTTTGACCGCAGCGATGCCGTCGGATTCTCGGGCGTCGTCTCCGGGACGGGGTCGTTGACCCAACAGGGGGCGGGTACGTTGACGCTCAACAGCCTCAATACGTACTCCGGCACCACCACCATCAATGGCGGTACGCTGGCATTGGGCGCTGCGGGCAGCATTGCGGGCTCGAGCGGAGTTGTGAACAACGGCACGCTGGACATTTCCGCCGTGAGCGGCGGTGCGACGATCACCGCGCTTTCCGGCACCGGCGTGGTCAATCTCGGCAATCAGACGCTCACGCTGTCGAGCGCCAACGGCACGTTCAATGGTGGCATCAACGGTGCGGGTGGGTTGACGCTCGCGAGCGGTACCGAAACCCTGTCTGGCAACAACGCTTATCGCGGCACAACGACGATTCATGGCGGCACGCTAGCACTGGCGGGTGCGGGCAGCATCGCGAGTTCGAGCGGGGTGATCAACAACGGCACCCTGGATATCTCCAGCACGAGCAATGGCGCCACGATTACGAATCTTGCGGGCAACGGCACGGTCAACCTGGGCAGGCAGACGCTGACGCTATCGAATGCCAGCGGCACCTTCAACGGTAATCTTGCCGGTTCGGGCACGTTAGCCAAACAAGGGTCTGGCCTGCTGATCCTGAACGGCAACAGTTCAGCGTTCAGTGGGGCGACGCAGGTGGGGGCAGGCACGCTGGAGGTGGGCGATATCAATACGCCCACAGCCGTGCTGGGTGGCACGGTCAATGTCGGCGCGAATGGCACGCTGCGCGGCCATGGCACGGTGCTGGGCGATGTCACCAACGGTGGATCGGTTGCGCCGGGCGGCTCCATCGGCACGCTGAATGTGGGCGGCAACTACACGCAGGCGAGCACGGCAACGCTGACAGCCGAGGTCAGCCCGACGGCCGCTTCCCAGTTGCGGGTGGCAGGATCGGCCGCGCTTAACGGCAC harbors:
- a CDS encoding NAD(P)H-quinone oxidoreductase — protein: MKAITFNEFGDADVLKLANVPDPELRPDDLLVRVHAAGVNRADLTHRRGGYGRPNFGDSTIMGLEIAGEVLEVGTLVEGYKVGDRVMGVVGGGAYAELARIDWRMAMPIPEPLDYVHAAAIPEVFVTAHEAMMHLGRLKQGDSVLIHAAAGGVGSAAVQLAYATGATVFATAEATKHERVVQLGADHVIDYRTQDFAAVVAQKTGGRGVDVVIDFIGEPYFARNIASLAHGGRLVQVGILGGGGQVSVDMETILYRHIQIIGTVMKSRAPAEKHAMVRRFRDHWLNRFSGGRCLEPVVDSTFPLARAADAHRRMESAGNVGKIILTTS
- a CDS encoding carboxymuconolactone decarboxylase family protein codes for the protein MSKVNFDSPREAARAFTPKLAALIDDVLFPQVWADPALSPRDRSLVTVAALIMGGHHDELPAHLRRALSNHVTREELAATITHLAFYAGFPAAISASAVAQSTFGEVQA
- a CDS encoding NAD-dependent succinate-semialdehyde dehydrogenase — encoded protein: MNAHYDSLYLFINGEWIAASERSTAPVVNPATLQELGRVPLATAADLDHALRTAKRAFDVWRNTVPAERARILKGGADLIRERAARIAELLTLEEGKPLAESRDEVLRAAEYFEWFAEEARRIDGRVVPSNRPGVQQLVKKQAIGPVAAFTPWNFPAITPARKLSAALAAGCSVIIKPGEESPATALALARALDDAGLPKGVLQVVFGVPDEVSKTLIASPVIRKVTFTGSVPIGRLLAARAAEGVKPITLELGGHGPVLVFKDADVERAAVEGAANRFRGTGQVCISSTRFLIQREVYDEFVGHFVSATQALKVGDGMQPGTQVGPLANARQIAKMEELVADAIARGAKVLAGGKRIAGDGYFFEPTVLADVPMDARVMHEEPFGPIAVLMRFDELEDGLAEANRLPYGLSAYAFTSNARTAIDVGDGLEAGMIGINQYRIVSTELPFGGLKESGIGSEGGAEGIEFYLTNKFISQV
- a CDS encoding LysR family transcriptional regulator, translating into MDKLYTMSVFAKVVEMGSFTAVANHLDTTVGNISRAVSVLEGSLDTRLMQRSTRRLVITDAGRRFYDRCVSILADLEHAEAEARDALLEPRGTLRVHSVPGLGRNLVTRAVMAYRKSYPEVSVDLLLSQRMPNLLEEQLDVGIVITRALPDSGYISQNIGASHCILAASPAYLSAHPAPECPEDLIDHQCVQLGTVDYAPDEWHLESPAGNAVFRATGPHFSVNDMDSMSQALRDGAGIGLLAAFSAIDDLRSGALVRVLPEYHTHVRNVYAVYPSRQFVDAKIKRFVETLKAHVGEHLDAYARELDLAPATIPPSGR
- a CDS encoding sensor histidine kinase; this translates as MLASSAWAAAPAAPATELPFSSVQAVRAHVLDAQPALPIEQDQPPATGWVDVKLPDFWATRWPGFDGVVWYRLSWQQARADTPVAALLDYLNMAGAIYLNGTLLNRDTNLAEPLTRAWNTPRYLLLPAALLHQGTNTLLVRVSGMAMYQAGLGPTALGPPALMRARFDDARWLRLDIQLVSLAVNATLGCFFLAMWMMRRRETVHSWFAFSTLAWWAVGYNQIAASTWPFGSTDGWEIANAVAFSVYCTAHTLFILRFCERSWPRAERGLWLFVALSSVVLICTPHQRIDDVRSLLFIAQAGQFFAVSLAFVVFAFRYGRTEHRILAYCVLVFVAAGVHDLLAFLTVLHDNTYYTALMSQVLVIGMALVLGRQFVTNLRRIEGFNKDLTRGIEDARSELTRTLHRQHELEIANARLGERLNLAHDLHDGLGGTLVSSIVALERAPQEVPPQRFLSILKELRDDLRIIIDSATSQHYGETTLADQIAPLRHRLTRLLETRGIECRWHPIGIEACMLPAAKSLEIMRILQEALTNVFKHSRASHVDVGVCYDKQGLRMTVHDNGTGFSAQANPAHRGTGMQSMRARVGRLGGTFEIQSAPGSTLITLHLPVSRVDHSSGPPVSDRRTDIARHS
- a CDS encoding response regulator transcription factor, coding for MTNTAPNADDSLLPAPMLIVEDDLLMQARLRDLLMVLGYTPEALLFAGSIAQAKALLADQPIAMALVDVGLPDGNGVDLIRVLHQRDATLPILVISTWNTEQVVVTALQAGATGYLLKERDDAEISLSIRSALRGGAPIDPFVAKRILELIGTGGTLLANQAPTASREGGASPLSGREIEILSLVSKGLTNREIADVLSLSKLTVGCHIRNIYKKLAVNSRTQAIFEARSNGWLP